A genomic stretch from Candidatus Baltobacteraceae bacterium includes:
- a CDS encoding type II toxin-antitoxin system HicA family toxin, translated as MPAKVRDALRALKRDGWVLTTQRGSHRQFKHPRKPGKVTVSGHESDDLPPKLERSILRQAGLWP; from the coding sequence GTGCCAGCGAAGGTTCGAGACGCCCTCAGGGCGCTCAAGCGTGATGGTTGGGTTCTCACCACCCAACGAGGGTCGCACCGCCAATTCAAGCACCCACGTAAGCCCGGGAAGGTGACGGTGAGCGGGCATGAGAGCGATGATCTTCCCCCGAAGTTGGAACGGTCGATTTTGAGGCAGGCGGGGCTCTGGCCATGA
- the trmFO gene encoding methylenetetrahydrofolate--tRNA-(uracil(54)-C(5))-methyltransferase (FADH(2)-oxidizing) TrmFO, whose translation MFNKLTVIGGGLAGCEAAWQAANAGVDVDLYEMRPLRSGPAHTTGRLAELVCSNSLRGAALENAVGLLKEELARLDSIVVTSAREAAVPAGGALAVDRAKFADAVEGRITAHPRIALHRQEVSAIPLDRPAIVACGPLPSDALLQSIDALLREPQHDTKGRLHYYDAASPIVAADSIDESPMYRKSRYEKGEGDDYLNIPLDRAQYAQLLHDLRTLERHQPKGFELDASANYFEGCLPIEEMADRGDDVLRFGPLKPVGLRDPRTGRTPHAVVQLRKENTEGTAFNLVGFQTRLSWPAQKAAFGKLPGLADAEWLRLGVMHRNTFLDSPRVLDARLRLRGYENLYFAGQITGAEGYVEAAACGAMTGLHAARAILGLEPIEFPRESAFGAVVAHLQNRATHDFQPANATWAYFPPLDREVRDKKERRRLMAQRALAAIDGFKNRIALLPV comes from the coding sequence ATGTTCAATAAGCTGACCGTCATCGGAGGCGGCCTGGCCGGCTGCGAGGCGGCGTGGCAGGCGGCGAATGCGGGCGTGGACGTCGACCTGTACGAGATGCGTCCGCTGCGGAGCGGACCCGCGCACACGACCGGACGACTCGCCGAACTGGTGTGCAGCAACTCGCTGCGCGGCGCGGCGCTCGAAAACGCCGTCGGCTTGCTCAAAGAAGAGCTGGCGCGGCTCGATTCGATCGTCGTCACCAGCGCGCGCGAGGCCGCGGTTCCGGCCGGCGGCGCGCTCGCCGTCGACCGCGCGAAATTCGCCGACGCGGTCGAGGGGCGCATCACCGCACATCCGCGCATCGCGCTGCACCGTCAAGAGGTGAGCGCGATTCCGCTCGATCGTCCGGCGATCGTCGCCTGCGGCCCGTTACCGAGCGACGCATTGCTGCAGAGCATCGACGCACTGCTTCGAGAACCTCAGCATGACACAAAAGGGCGCCTGCACTACTACGATGCGGCCTCGCCGATCGTGGCTGCGGATTCGATCGACGAATCGCCGATGTACCGGAAGTCCCGCTACGAAAAGGGCGAGGGCGACGACTATCTCAACATCCCGCTCGATCGCGCGCAGTACGCGCAGCTCCTCCACGATTTGCGCACGCTCGAGCGCCATCAACCCAAAGGTTTCGAGCTGGACGCAAGCGCCAACTACTTCGAAGGCTGCTTGCCGATCGAAGAGATGGCCGATCGTGGCGACGACGTGCTGCGCTTCGGACCGCTCAAGCCGGTCGGCCTACGTGACCCGCGCACCGGACGGACGCCGCACGCGGTCGTGCAGCTGCGCAAAGAAAACACCGAGGGCACGGCGTTCAACCTGGTCGGATTTCAAACGCGGCTGTCGTGGCCGGCGCAGAAGGCGGCCTTCGGAAAGCTGCCGGGCTTGGCCGACGCGGAGTGGCTGCGGCTCGGCGTGATGCACCGCAACACGTTCCTCGACTCGCCGCGCGTGCTGGATGCGCGTCTACGGCTACGCGGTTACGAGAACCTGTACTTCGCCGGACAGATCACCGGCGCCGAGGGCTATGTCGAGGCGGCCGCCTGCGGTGCGATGACCGGTCTTCATGCGGCGCGCGCGATTCTCGGACTCGAGCCCATCGAATTTCCGCGCGAAAGTGCGTTCGGCGCGGTCGTCGCGCATCTGCAAAACCGTGCGACACACGACTTTCAACCGGCCAACGCGACCTGGGCTTACTTCCCGCCGCTCGACCGCGAGGTTCGAGACAAGAAAGAACGGCGTCGCCTCATGGCGCAACGCGCGCTGGCTGCGATCGATGGTTTCAAAAACCGAATCGCCCTGCTGCCGGTATAA
- a CDS encoding SIMPL domain-containing protein (The SIMPL domain is named for its presence in mouse protein SIMPL (signalling molecule that associates with mouse pelle-like kinase). Bacterial member BP26, from Brucella, was shown to assemble into a channel-like structure, while YggE from E. coli has been associated with resistance to oxidative stress.) produces the protein MKRTTVVVVAALLLPSVAGAQPMLRGPISGPAPNAARGITVTGSASTRVPATSARITLQIVTANRALTLDTEKVQPIVDALVKAGADPASVRLPINFRAPGTSNVATITATAMHPTVAMLQSGIVTVGTAVASMKGVLLNSAQVFLSAADCQTALDSARERAIARAHAKAESIAKDLNVHIGGAINVQSIEQNTPDGSCSTQYFVNGMMTGPDAPQTPQDYVTVPVASTITITYAIK, from the coding sequence ATGAAGCGCACAACGGTCGTTGTCGTAGCCGCACTCCTCCTGCCGTCCGTCGCCGGCGCCCAGCCGATGTTGCGGGGCCCGATATCCGGACCGGCGCCGAACGCAGCCCGGGGCATCACCGTCACCGGCAGCGCGTCGACGCGCGTTCCCGCTACGAGCGCGCGGATCACGCTGCAAATCGTGACCGCGAACCGCGCTCTCACCCTCGACACCGAGAAGGTCCAGCCGATCGTCGACGCGCTCGTCAAAGCCGGCGCCGATCCGGCGAGTGTACGGCTGCCGATCAACTTCCGGGCTCCCGGCACCTCGAATGTGGCGACGATCACGGCGACGGCGATGCATCCGACGGTTGCGATGCTGCAAAGCGGCATCGTCACGGTCGGGACGGCGGTGGCTTCGATGAAGGGCGTTCTGCTGAATAGCGCGCAGGTCTTCCTCAGCGCAGCGGACTGTCAAACCGCTCTCGATAGCGCGCGCGAACGCGCGATCGCGCGGGCTCATGCGAAGGCCGAATCGATCGCCAAAGATCTGAACGTACATATCGGCGGCGCGATCAACGTTCAATCGATCGAACAAAACACGCCCGACGGCTCCTGCTCGACGCAGTACTTCGTCAACGGCATGATGACGGGACCCGACGCGCCCCAGACGCCGCAGGACTACGTGACGGTGCCGGTCGCCTCAACGATCACGATCACCTACGCGATCAAGTAA
- the hslV gene encoding ATP-dependent protease subunit HslV codes for MRIRSTTILAVRRNGMLAIAGDGQVTLDKTIVKHSARKVRKIAGGKVLAGFAGSAADGITLLEKFENKFAEFKDITRASVELAKDWRQDRALRRLEALLVVGTPDHLFVLSGTGDVIEPDEGIAAIGSGGPYAQAAAAALLRNSDLSAPDIARKALEIAGEICIYTNDDITVETLP; via the coding sequence ATGAGGATTCGCTCCACCACTATTCTGGCCGTTCGCCGCAACGGCATGCTGGCCATCGCCGGCGACGGGCAGGTCACCCTCGATAAGACGATCGTCAAGCACAGCGCGCGCAAAGTGCGTAAGATCGCGGGCGGCAAAGTTTTGGCCGGGTTCGCCGGATCGGCCGCCGACGGCATCACGCTGCTCGAGAAGTTCGAGAACAAGTTCGCCGAGTTCAAAGATATCACGCGCGCGTCCGTCGAGCTGGCCAAAGACTGGCGCCAGGATCGTGCGCTGCGGCGGCTCGAGGCGCTGCTCGTGGTCGGGACGCCCGACCATCTCTTCGTGCTCTCCGGCACGGGTGACGTGATCGAACCCGACGAGGGCATCGCGGCGATCGGCAGCGGCGGACCGTACGCGCAGGCGGCGGCCGCCGCGCTGCTGCGCAACAGCGATCTTTCGGCGCCCGACATTGCGCGCAAGGCGCTGGAGATCGCGGGCGAAATCTGTATCTACACCAACGACGACATCACGGTTGAAACACTTCCATGA
- the hslU gene encoding ATP-dependent protease ATPase subunit HslU, which produces MTTALPDIAGLTPRQIASELDKYIVGQGKAKRAVAIALRNRYRRSHVREDLREEITPKNILMIGPTGVGKTEIARRLAGLVGAPFVKVEATKYTEVGYVGRDVESMVRDLVEASVRMVTEERRSEVAELAEKAAVERLIDELHPETATRSNTPGNPFAATLGSIFGNSAPQPQPQPPSGPPSDVARIREQTRSEIERGFYDVRLIEIEVEETPSVPIGMIGMDQGGGADLGEMLGGLIPKRKTKKRVTVAEARRIFTQEEAAKLIDMDAVKREALRRAGEDGIIFIDEIDKVARREGARGGPDVSREGVQRDILPIVEGSTVTTKHGQVKTDHVLFIAAGAFHISKPSDLIPELQGRFPIRVELDSLTAEDFKTILTQPKNALIEQYRALLATEGVALTFTEDAIEQLARFAMQVNEQSENIGARRLHTVLERLLEDISYGAPEERGAVTIDAAYVRERLKDVVENADLSGYIL; this is translated from the coding sequence ATGACCACCGCACTTCCCGACATCGCCGGACTCACGCCACGCCAGATCGCGAGCGAACTCGATAAGTACATCGTCGGCCAGGGCAAGGCCAAACGCGCGGTCGCGATCGCGCTGCGCAACCGCTACCGCCGCTCGCACGTACGCGAAGACCTACGCGAAGAGATCACGCCGAAAAACATTCTGATGATCGGCCCGACCGGTGTCGGCAAGACCGAGATTGCGCGGCGTCTGGCCGGCTTGGTCGGCGCACCGTTCGTCAAAGTCGAAGCGACGAAATATACCGAGGTCGGTTACGTGGGCCGCGACGTCGAGTCGATGGTGCGCGATCTGGTCGAAGCCTCGGTGCGCATGGTGACCGAAGAGCGCCGCTCCGAGGTGGCGGAGCTCGCCGAGAAAGCCGCAGTCGAGCGGTTGATCGACGAATTGCATCCCGAGACCGCGACGCGATCGAACACGCCCGGCAATCCGTTCGCCGCGACGCTCGGTTCGATCTTCGGGAACTCCGCGCCGCAACCGCAGCCGCAGCCGCCGTCGGGACCGCCCAGCGACGTCGCGCGGATTCGCGAACAAACCCGCAGCGAGATCGAGCGTGGCTTCTACGACGTGCGCCTGATCGAGATCGAGGTCGAAGAAACGCCGAGCGTGCCGATCGGCATGATCGGCATGGACCAAGGCGGCGGCGCGGATCTGGGCGAGATGCTCGGCGGCTTGATTCCCAAACGCAAGACGAAAAAGCGCGTCACCGTCGCCGAGGCGCGGCGCATCTTCACCCAAGAAGAGGCCGCCAAGCTGATCGACATGGACGCGGTCAAACGCGAAGCGCTGCGCCGGGCGGGCGAGGATGGGATCATCTTCATCGACGAGATCGACAAGGTCGCGAGGCGTGAAGGCGCGCGCGGCGGTCCCGACGTTTCACGCGAAGGCGTACAACGCGACATCCTGCCGATCGTCGAGGGCAGCACGGTCACGACCAAGCACGGCCAGGTAAAAACCGATCATGTGCTCTTCATCGCGGCGGGAGCCTTTCACATCAGCAAGCCCTCCGACCTGATTCCCGAGTTGCAGGGACGTTTTCCGATCCGGGTCGAGCTCGACTCGCTGACCGCCGAGGATTTCAAGACGATTCTCACCCAGCCGAAGAACGCGCTGATCGAGCAGTACCGGGCGTTGCTCGCGACCGAAGGCGTCGCGCTCACGTTCACCGAGGATGCGATCGAGCAGTTGGCCCGCTTCGCGATGCAAGTCAACGAGCAGAGCGAGAATATCGGTGCGCGACGGTTGCACACCGTGCTCGAGCGGCTGCTCGAAGACATCAGCTACGGTGCGCCGGAGGAGCGCGGCGCGGTGACGATCGACGCGGCCTACGTTCGCGAACGGCTCAAAGACGTCGTGGAAAACGCCGATCTTTCGGGATATATTCTCTAA
- the def gene encoding peptide deformylase, which translates to MPYIREIITDGHPTLRKVAKKVSPRELADPLFQQLIDDMFETMYAAPGVGLAAPQVNVSKRLFVIDVQDDIHDPAVVVNPKIELAEEEVELTEGCLSVPGFVGEITRYRRVAVSGLDRNGEKIRLEGEGLFAQCLQHEIDHLNGVLYVDKAKDVRLPQTEEEHEIVETAEA; encoded by the coding sequence ATGCCCTACATCCGCGAGATCATCACGGACGGTCATCCGACGTTGCGTAAGGTTGCCAAGAAGGTCAGTCCGAGAGAATTGGCCGACCCTCTCTTTCAGCAGCTCATCGACGACATGTTCGAGACGATGTATGCCGCACCGGGCGTGGGCCTCGCCGCGCCGCAGGTCAACGTCTCCAAACGCCTCTTCGTGATCGACGTGCAAGACGATATCCACGATCCCGCGGTCGTCGTCAATCCCAAGATCGAGCTGGCCGAAGAAGAGGTCGAGCTGACCGAAGGCTGCCTCTCGGTCCCCGGCTTCGTCGGCGAGATCACGCGCTACCGGCGCGTTGCGGTCAGCGGGCTCGACCGCAACGGCGAGAAGATCCGGCTCGAAGGCGAGGGACTCTTCGCGCAATGTCTGCAGCACGAGATCGATCACCTCAACGGCGTGCTGTACGTCGACAAGGCTAAAGACGTGCGCTTGCCGCAAACCGAAGAAGAGCACGAAATCGTCGAAACGGCCGAAGCCTAG
- the fmt gene encoding methionyl-tRNA formyltransferase produces the protein MRSLFFGTSAFAVPSLHVTAAKTQLAGVVTQPDRPAGRGHRLQPTPVKSAALELGLRVYEPASLKAFLEEIAHASFDLFALASYGKILPQALLDRPKLGALNVHPSLLPNYRGATPIQSALLAGETVTGVTIMLMDAGMDTGPVVLQEKVEIAPDDDYGTLHDRLALFGGDLLGDAIDLAARGPLQGQPQRGEPSFTRPIRKEDLEIDWSWPPQRIVNTVRAFAPAPGARALIDGETVKVLRAHVERERVVIDELIAPNRGRMSAESYERSRRDRERT, from the coding sequence TTGCGCTCACTGTTTTTTGGGACGAGCGCGTTCGCGGTCCCGAGCCTTCACGTCACCGCGGCAAAGACGCAGCTCGCCGGCGTGGTGACGCAGCCCGACCGGCCCGCCGGACGCGGTCACCGGCTGCAGCCGACGCCGGTCAAGAGCGCGGCACTCGAACTCGGGCTGCGCGTCTACGAACCCGCCTCACTCAAAGCGTTCCTCGAAGAGATCGCCCACGCATCGTTCGATCTTTTCGCGCTTGCGTCATATGGAAAGATCTTGCCGCAGGCACTTCTCGACCGGCCGAAGCTCGGCGCGCTCAACGTGCATCCCTCGCTGCTGCCGAACTACCGCGGTGCGACACCGATCCAGAGCGCGCTGCTCGCCGGCGAGACGGTCACGGGCGTGACGATCATGCTGATGGACGCGGGGATGGACACCGGCCCGGTCGTGTTGCAGGAGAAGGTGGAGATCGCGCCCGACGACGACTATGGAACGCTGCACGATCGCCTCGCGCTTTTCGGCGGCGACTTGCTGGGCGACGCGATCGACCTCGCCGCGCGTGGTCCGCTGCAAGGACAGCCGCAGCGCGGCGAGCCGAGCTTCACCCGCCCGATTCGCAAAGAGGATCTCGAGATCGACTGGTCGTGGCCGCCGCAGCGCATCGTCAACACCGTGCGCGCCTTCGCGCCCGCACCCGGCGCGCGCGCGCTCATCGACGGCGAAACCGTAAAAGTGCTGCGTGCGCACGTCGAGCGCGAACGGGTCGTGATCGACGAGTTGATCGCGCCGAACCGCGGGCGCATGAGCGCAGAGAGCTACGAACGGTCGCGGCGCGACCGCGAACGGACATGA
- a CDS encoding transcription antitermination factor NusB: MNARDVALHTVRDVFITPGGGTERGAQEALDYRARKANLDSRDRAFATELAYGAIKMRRALDWYLQPFVGERKAPLPPAIHEILRLAVYEFVYTLADVHATVFEWVNLAKRHGHRGVANLVNAVLRSFLRMRPRDPTRDLFGSEEEYLGTRYSLPSWLVRQWSAVYAGQTEAVCAAVNAPARAAVTVNTARTSRAQFEERLAVDGITAIPSAFVADSLVIESDAAAVHTREARARGEWWLQSESSAMPVEVLNPQPEEAVLDACSGRGNKALQIGARMGGDGSELCIERDPRKAKILQSRLEEAGVAAGVIVGDATAPLLEPQQRFDRVLIDAPCSGIGLVGRHPEARWKKQPGDGERLALTQRALLEALAPSVHEGGALVYAVCSTDPRETIEVVEWFRSRANFERGLIPAAFEPFITEEGDVLVPPGLDGRDGFFVSRLERR, from the coding sequence ATGAACGCGCGCGACGTTGCGCTGCACACGGTACGCGACGTCTTCATCACGCCGGGCGGCGGAACCGAGCGGGGTGCACAGGAAGCGCTCGATTACCGGGCGCGCAAGGCGAATCTCGACTCGCGCGATCGCGCCTTCGCGACCGAACTGGCATACGGCGCGATCAAGATGCGGCGCGCACTCGATTGGTATCTGCAGCCGTTCGTCGGAGAACGCAAAGCGCCGCTTCCTCCGGCGATTCACGAAATTCTGCGTCTGGCGGTCTACGAGTTCGTCTACACCCTTGCCGACGTGCACGCGACCGTCTTCGAATGGGTCAACCTCGCCAAGCGTCACGGCCATCGCGGCGTCGCCAACCTGGTCAACGCGGTGCTGCGCTCGTTTCTGCGGATGCGGCCGCGCGACCCGACCCGCGATCTGTTCGGCAGCGAGGAAGAGTACCTGGGCACACGCTACTCGCTGCCGAGCTGGCTCGTCCGGCAGTGGAGCGCGGTCTACGCCGGGCAGACCGAAGCCGTTTGTGCGGCGGTGAACGCGCCGGCGCGCGCCGCGGTTACGGTCAACACCGCGCGTACGAGCCGCGCGCAGTTCGAGGAGCGTCTCGCGGTTGACGGCATTACGGCCATTCCCTCGGCGTTCGTCGCCGATTCGCTCGTTATCGAAAGCGACGCCGCCGCGGTCCATACCCGCGAAGCGCGCGCACGCGGCGAATGGTGGCTGCAGTCGGAGAGTTCGGCAATGCCGGTCGAAGTGCTCAACCCTCAGCCCGAGGAGGCGGTTCTCGACGCCTGCAGCGGCCGCGGCAACAAGGCGCTGCAGATCGGGGCGCGGATGGGGGGAGACGGATCGGAACTGTGCATCGAGCGCGACCCGCGCAAGGCAAAGATTCTGCAAAGCCGGCTGGAGGAGGCCGGCGTTGCGGCCGGGGTTATCGTGGGCGACGCCACCGCGCCCCTGCTCGAGCCGCAGCAGCGCTTCGACCGGGTGCTGATCGATGCACCCTGCTCGGGCATCGGCCTGGTAGGACGTCACCCCGAAGCGCGCTGGAAGAAGCAGCCGGGCGACGGCGAACGCCTAGCCTTGACGCAGCGGGCTTTGCTCGAAGCGCTGGCTCCGTCGGTCCATGAGGGCGGCGCGCTCGTCTACGCGGTGTGTTCGACCGACCCGCGCGAGACAATCGAGGTCGTCGAATGGTTCCGAAGCCGGGCGAATTTCGAGCGGGGGCTGATTCCTGCGGCGTTCGAACCGTTCATTACGGAAGAGGGCGACGTGCTCGTTCCACCCGGGTTGGACGGCCGCGACGGGTTCTTTGTTTCCAGACTGGAGCGCCGGTAA
- a CDS encoding DUF3662 and FHA domain-containing protein, with the protein MSWFARIEQACAAFIERTFAKTFPSDLEPAQIARKLVTTMEGRTRGDDGHLLAPGSYLVYVSPDDFSRLAQHRAYLEREWGELLRDMAARVGVYFFDGGPNVEMVSREGIPQGLADVAVASDVTISIPNAPALTPPKRYHLRMMKGVPAYGVYFIDKAATIGRSEDCDIFLVDPSVSRNHATLTIQGDFGEVKDLRSTNGTFVNGERVTDARRVVSGDVLTFGNTQMRLEAWE; encoded by the coding sequence ATGAGTTGGTTTGCTCGAATCGAGCAGGCATGCGCGGCATTCATCGAGCGCACGTTTGCGAAAACCTTCCCGAGCGATCTCGAGCCGGCTCAGATCGCGCGCAAGCTCGTCACGACGATGGAGGGGCGAACGCGCGGTGATGACGGTCATCTGCTCGCTCCGGGATCCTATCTGGTTTACGTCAGCCCCGACGATTTCTCGCGGCTGGCGCAGCATCGGGCGTACTTGGAACGCGAGTGGGGCGAACTCTTGCGCGACATGGCGGCGCGCGTGGGGGTCTACTTCTTCGACGGAGGACCGAACGTAGAGATGGTTTCGCGCGAGGGCATCCCCCAGGGTTTGGCCGACGTAGCCGTGGCGAGCGACGTGACGATCTCGATTCCCAATGCACCCGCGCTGACGCCGCCCAAACGCTACCATCTTCGCATGATGAAAGGTGTGCCGGCGTACGGCGTCTACTTCATCGACAAAGCGGCGACGATCGGGCGCAGCGAAGATTGCGATATCTTCTTGGTCGACCCGAGCGTCTCGCGCAATCACGCGACACTGACGATCCAAGGTGATTTCGGCGAGGTCAAGGATCTTCGCTCGACCAACGGCACGTTCGTAAACGGCGAGCGCGTCACCGACGCGCGGCGCGTCGTCTCCGGTGACGTGTTGACGTTCGGGAACACGCAGATGCGGCTGGAAGCCTGGGAATAG
- a CDS encoding FHA domain-containing protein: MTFAAQMRIGSLEITALLAFAALIASRPRAGSAAEIGNLMPVNAMLRVIEFGRERIFEGLCPLTIGRDRSCQLVLADVEVSRKHARLETKDGVVYVRDLGSSNGTFINGRRVTSAIETREGDAIDVGTTRLLVERLEEWT; encoded by the coding sequence ATGACGTTCGCGGCGCAGATGCGCATCGGTTCGCTCGAAATCACCGCGTTGCTGGCCTTCGCCGCGTTGATCGCCTCGCGTCCGCGAGCCGGCTCGGCGGCCGAGATCGGCAACCTCATGCCGGTGAACGCGATGCTGCGCGTCATCGAATTTGGCCGCGAGCGCATCTTCGAAGGACTCTGCCCGCTGACGATCGGTCGCGATCGCAGCTGTCAGCTCGTGCTTGCCGACGTTGAGGTCTCTCGCAAGCATGCGCGGCTGGAGACGAAAGACGGCGTGGTGTACGTGCGCGATCTGGGAAGCAGCAACGGAACCTTTATCAACGGGCGCCGCGTGACCAGCGCGATCGAAACGCGCGAAGGCGACGCCATCGACGTGGGTACGACCAGGCTGCTGGTGGAACGGTTGGAAGAATGGACGTAG